In Tenrec ecaudatus isolate mTenEca1 chromosome 5, mTenEca1.hap1, whole genome shotgun sequence, the following are encoded in one genomic region:
- the LOC142448202 gene encoding translation machinery-associated protein 7-like — MSGREGGKKKPLKQPKKQNKEMDEEEKAFKQKQKEEQKKLEELKARAAGKRPLATDGIKKSGKK, encoded by the coding sequence ATGTCGGGCCGCGAAGGTGGCAAGAAGAAGCCCCTGAAACAACccaagaagcagaacaaggagatggacgaggaagagaaggctttcaagcagaaacagaaggaagaacaaaagaaactggAGGAGCTAAAGGCAAGGGCCGCGGGGAAGAGGCCCCTGGCCACAGATGGAATTAAGAAATCTGGCAAAAAGTGA